From one Lotus japonicus ecotype B-129 chromosome 3, LjGifu_v1.2 genomic stretch:
- the LOC130749123 gene encoding gibberellin 3-beta-dioxygenase 1-like, whose translation MPSLSQAYRGHPVHVFHHKHPDFNSIQKLPESYTWSNDHDHTTTTTTSNCSVPVIDLSDPNASKLIGHACKTWGAFQVVNHGVPLSLLDDMNWVGHTLFSLPSHQKLKAARSPDGVSGYGLARISSFFPKLMWSEGFTIVGSPVDHFRQLWPQDYAKYCDIVVQYDETMKKLAGNLMSLMLEPLGITKEDLKWAGKKGQFKKANCAAMQLNSYPSCPDPDRAMGLAPHTDSTLLTILHQNDISGLQVQQEGTPGWVTVPPLPGALVVNVGDLLHILSNGSYPSVLHRVVVNRIRQRFSVAYLYGPPPNAEICPHAKLVGPTQPPLYRSVTWNEYLGTKAKYFNKALSSVRLRASSINGLFDVNETHHHKSTVQVG comes from the exons ATGCCTTCACTCTCACAAGCTTACAGAGGCCACCCCGTGCATGTGTTTCACCACAAGCACCCTGACTTCAACTCCATACAAAAACTTCCAGAATCTTACACTTGGAGTAATGATCATGATCACACTACTACAACTACTACTTCCAATTGTAGTGTCCCTGTTATTGATCTCAGTGACCCTAATGCATCAAAGCTTATAGGACATGCATGCAAGACATGGGGTGCGTTCCAAGTGGTGAACCATGGCGTCCCCTTGAGCCTTCTTGATGACATGAACTGGGTTGGACACACCCTCTTCTCCCTCCCATCTCACCAAAAGCTCAAGGCGGCTCGTTCTCCCGATGGTGTTTCTGGCTACGGCCTCGCTCGCATCTCCTCCTTCTTCCCTAAACTCATGTGGTCGGAGGGCTTCACGATCGTCGGATCGCCTGTTGACCATTTCCGCCAGCTCTGGCCACAGGATTATGCCAAATACTG TGACATTGTGGTGCAATACGATGAAACCATGAAAAAGCTAGCGGGAAATTTAATGAGCCTCATGTTGGAGCCTCTAGGCATTACAAAGGAAGACCTCAAATGGGCCGGCAAAAAAGGGCAATTCAAAAAGGCCAATTGTGCTGCCATGCAGTTAAACTCGTACCCGAGCTGCCCGGATCCTGATCGGGCCATGGGTCTCGCCCCGCACACCGACTCCACCCTTCTCACAATCCTCCATCAGAACGACATTAGCGGGTTGCAGGTCCAGCAGGAAGGCACCCCCGGGTGGGTGACGGTCCCACCACTCCCCGGTGCCCTCGTGGTCAACGTTGGCGACCTCCTTCATATATTGTCAAACGGGTCGTACCCGAGTGTGCTGCACCGAGTAGTTGTGAACCGAATCCGCCAGAGGTTCTCAGTCGCTTACCTATATGGGCCCCCGCCCAACGCGGAGATTTGTCCACATGCGAAGCTAGTGGGACCTACTCAGCCTCCACTTTATAGGTCAGTGACTTGGAATGAGTATCTTGGCACAAAAGCGAAATATTTCAACAAGGCACTCTCATCCGTAAGGCTTCGTGCATCATCCATTAACGGATTGTTTGATGTAAACGAGACTCATCACCACAAAAGCACGGTGCAAGTGGGTTAA
- the LOC130749832 gene encoding uncharacterized protein LOC130749832 yields MGQSNNGNFPANLPVLDGKNWDRWRIQMKVIMGFQEVIDIVENGYPGLPKEPTDAQRKAHQENKKKDCKALFLLHQCVDVAHFEKISGAANSSEAWKILEKINEGAEQLKKVKLQTMRRKYELLQMESTERIADFFNRIISLTNLMKACGEKITDQSIVEKVLRTLTPKFDHIVVAIEESKKLENIKVEELQGSLEAHEQRLIERSTEKSTDQALQASTSKKGGFQGKGGFRGKGKGRDYKSNSSINGDSQEKSKTDGDQSSESSSRRGGSNHYRGGRKKFDRKKIRCFNCNKIGHFSAECKALSQEDHQDKHGDEANLVQMKVQVP; encoded by the exons ATGGGTCAAAGCAACAATGGAAATTTTCCAGCAAATCTCCCTGTGCTCGATGGCAAGAACTGGGATCGTTGGCGAATCCAGATGAAGGTGATCATGGGGTTCCAAGAAGTCATTGACATAGTGGAGAATGGGTACCCAGGTCTTCCTAAGGAACCCACAGATGCGCAGCGAAAGGCGCACCAggaaaataagaagaaagaTTGTAAGGCCCTGTTTCTGCTTCATCAATGTGTTGATGTCGCACACTTTGAAAAGATTTCTGGAGCAGCAAACTCTTCAGAAGCATGGAAGATCTTGGAGAAGATCAATGAAGGTGCTGAGCAATTGAAGAAAGTCAAGTTGCAAACGATGAGGCGCAAGTACGAATTGCTGCAAATGGAGAGCACTGAACGCATTGCTGATTTCTTCAATCGAATCATCTCTCTCACCAATCTGATGAAGGCTTGTGGTGAGAAAATCACTGATCAATCAATCGTTGAGAAGGTACTGCGAACCCTAACCCCTAAATTTGATCATATTGTGGTGGCAATAGAAGAATCCAAGAAGCTGGAGAATATCAAGGTTGAAGAGCTTCAAGGATCACTTGAGGCTCATGAACAGAGGTTGATTGAGCGTTCCACTGAAAAATCAACTGATCAAGCGCTTCAAGCCTCAACCTCAAAGAAAGGGGGATTTCAAGGAAAAGGGGGTTTTCGAGGGAAAGGAAAAGGTAGAGATTACAAGTCAAATTCAAGCATAAATGGTGATAGTCAAGAGAAAAGCAAGACTGATGGTGATCAAtcctctgaatcttcatcaAGAAGAGGAGGGTCAAATCATTACAGAGGTGGAAGAAAGAAGTTTGACAGAAAGAAGATAAGGTGTTTTAATTGCAACAAGATAGGTCACTTTTCCGCTGAGTGCAAGGCTCTAAGCCAAGAGGATCATCAAGACAAGCATGGTGATGAAGCAAATTTG GTCCAGATGAAGGTCCAAGTACCTTGA